The proteins below come from a single Biomphalaria glabrata chromosome 10, xgBioGlab47.1, whole genome shotgun sequence genomic window:
- the LOC106056821 gene encoding zinc finger protein Pegasus-like: MKETEPNPTDILENKVPNPTDFKSSDYSNVPLDFKQELAHFSELNGRYEETNKMFICHLCDFRTAFRNSLLNHQAVHSDLRPWICSMCDYAAKRKQDLKKHLHTIHGMMVESTMLRPIGMNLNISGSSKSLSREESSEDNSCDNDKNKGIGMVDPAMYYPHINTDSPSVIVKQEIQDKASHPSCQANLPSMSNFVKKKQRDSPDLDLPLSFPSITFAKTLGNSHTEFAKDSNNGEDYPFQAEHFPATNSSALSARDKSSSETFSSNISQKPNRKRPYSSVSEGQAGLQESTHPSDRPAPSLSKTNDSDEHHPCSSSSAASSSHNKEGQTQATFLCDHCDIMFFQRAMYLMHIGLHSPEDPWCCAVCGGTFTEKYSFTSHFINQH; the protein is encoded by the coding sequence atgaaggaaaCAGAGCCTAACCCGACTGACATTCTAGAGAACAAGGTTCCAAACCCTACTGATTTCAAATCTAGTGACTATTCTAATGTGCCTCTTGATTTTAAGCAAGAACTGGCTCACTTTTCAGAACTGAATGGTCGATATGAAGAGaccaataaaatgtttatttgtcaTTTGTGTGATTTCCGCACAGCTTTCAGGAACAGTCTTTTAAATCACCAAGCTGTCCACTCAGACTTGAGACCTTGGATATGCTCCATGTGCGACTATGCAGCCAAACGGAAACAAGACTTGAAAAAACATCTTCACACAATCCATGGCATGATGGTAGAGTCTACCATGCTGAGACCCATCGGGATGAACCTGAACATAAGCGGCTCTTCCAAGTCTTTGTCTAGGGAGGAAAGCAGTGAAGACAACTCTTGTGATAATGATAAAAACAAAGGTATAGGCATGGTTGACCCTGCTATGTACTATCCTCACATAAACACAGACAGTCCATCTGTGATAGTGAAGCAAGAGATACAGGATAAGGCGTCTCATCCATCGTGTCAAGCCAACTTGCCCAGTATGTCTAACTTTGTTAAGAAGAAACAACGAGACTCGCCTGATCTTGACTTGCCTCTTTCTTTTCCCTCAATAACATTCGCAAAGACTTTGGGTAATTCGCATACAGAATTTGCCAAGGACAGTAACAATGGAGAAGATTATCCCTTCCAGGCAGAGCACTTCCCTGCTACAAACAGCTCAGCTTTATCTGCAAGAGATAAATCTTCTTCCGAAACATTCTCTTCCAATATCTCACAAAAGCCTAACAGAAAAAGACCCTACTCCAGTGTATCAGAGGGGCAGGCAGGCCTGCAGGAGTCCACACATCCATCAGATAGGCCAGCGCCCTCACTTTCTAAAACCAATGACTCTGATGAGCACCATCCATGCAGCAGCTCGAGTGCCGCCAGCAGCTCTCACAATAAAGAGGGCCAGACCCAGGCCACATTTCTGTGCGACCACTGTGACATCATGTTTTTCCAACGGGCCATGTACCTCATGCACATAGGTCTGCACTCGCCAGAGGACCCATGGTGCTGTGCAGTGTGTGGCGGAACTTTCACCGAGAAATATAGTTTTACCTCCCACTTTATTAACCAGCATTGA